GCGAAAGTGGATCGAGGAGGGAATCATCGACGATCTGGTCCTGGGCCACATCACCCGGGTCCGATCGCGCTATCCGGAACGGATCCAGCGCACCTGGGGATACCTGCAGAACCAGGAGACGGGTCTCGGCCTGCCCCCGCTGGTGCAGGCCATTCGCAGGGACTACGGCCCTCTCTGCCAGAAATACGGGGTCAAGCTGTACGTGGAGCCGGGGAACTTTCTCCGGTTCCATGAGCACCCGGCGGTGGGACGGGCCGGCCCGACGACCGAGGCCACGAAACGGCTGCGGAAGCAGTTGGAACTCCTGCCCCAGGTGACGGGTCTGTCGGCCAGTTACAGGGAAGTGACGAGATCTTCGAAGCCCTGAACGCCGGCCGCCAACTCAAGATAAAATTAGATTAGGCATATCCTCAGCGCCCGGGTGAGAAATTCGGGCCAGACTGGAATGCCGGGTGCGGACATGAAATTCTTCAGACTTCTCGCCACGAATCTGTTCCGGAACAAGCTCAGGACCCTGCTGACGGCCAGCAGCATCGGGGCATCGGTTTTCCTGGTGGCCACCTTGATGACGGTGCTCGACGAGCTGACCAGTCCGCCCGAGACCCCGGACTCCGCCTTGCGGCTCGTGGTCCGGCACAAGATCTCCCTTTTCAATACCTTGCCCACCTCCTACCGGGATAAGATCGCCGCCCTCGACGGAGTGGAAGCCGTGATCGGATCGATGTGGTTCGGCGGCCTCTACAACCATCAGGGGACCGAAATCGGATTGGCGCAGTTTGCCTCCGATACGGACCGGTTGTTTCAGATCTATCCCGACATGGCCGTTCCCGAAGAGCAGAAACAAGCGTTTCTGCAGGATCGTTCCGGAGCGTTGGTGGGGAGTACCCTGGCGGAGCGTTTCGGCTGGCAGGTGGGGCAGACGATCCATACCGGCAGCAACCTCTTCCCGACCGAGTTGGAATTGACGATCCGCGCCATCTACCAGGGGGGCGGCGACGAGGGGGGCAGCATCTATTTCCATTGGGACTACTTCAACGAACTCATGAACGACAACGGCGTCACCGGAACCTTCTCGATCCGGGCCTCGTCGCCGGAGGTGATGTCCGCCATCGCCGAGGAGGTGGACGAACTCTTCAAGAATTCCATGGCTCCCACCAAGACGGAAACCGAGAAAGCTTTCATCATGGGGTTCGTCTCCATGCTGGGAAACG
This window of the Acidobacteriota bacterium genome carries:
- a CDS encoding FtsX-like permease family protein, translating into MKFFRLLATNLFRNKLRTLLTASSIGASVFLVATLMTVLDELTSPPETPDSALRLVVRHKISLFNTLPTSYRDKIAALDGVEAVIGSMWFGGLYNHQGTEIGLAQFASDTDRLFQIYPDMAVPEEQKQAFLQDRSGALVGSTLAERFGWQVGQTIHTGSNLFPTELELTIRAIYQGGGDEGGSIYFHWDYFNELMNDNGVTGTFSIRASSPEVMSAIAEEVDELFKNSMAPTKTETEKAFIMGFVSMLGNVQFLISSICLAVIFAVSLVAANTMAMSIRERVREIGILKTLGFRKAQVLGLLLSESLLLAISGAGFGALGARVIFQSVPMQAISNGFIQNFDVRFSTIGVCVLIGALIGLIAAGLPAWQAARRPTLEALQSVG